The following proteins come from a genomic window of Galactobacillus timonensis:
- a CDS encoding M14 family metallopeptidase produces the protein MKTTFTYDSYWTYETLKSNIFNLKELFAKLVSVESICTTPEGRNIFALTITSPDSDPLKKPAFYVDGGTHAGEVTGTMAAMHTADYLLTNYGSDDGVTKLMDQMTVYVVPRVSPDGAETYLTTPYSIRSADRVYKPEAGGIYEKDLDGDDVVRMMRIKTPYGAWKIDPQDGSTMTLRKPDDTEGTFYDIFTEGMLESFDGDENLKMKKKDWALDFNRNYPFGWFPDGRQPGAGPYPLYNPETHAMVDFILSHPNICCVSTNHTSGGLILYPPGTKPSTKAHPEDIDLLKTLAEMGQEATGYVPLNIFDSFIHDQENYDSGAFDDWCFQNEGIPAYTVELWDLDSKVGVPRNWGGQKEDMKTVLKRFNACMKWVKEHAPQYYKDWTPVEHPQFGEVEVGGFNWKFTIQNPPEDMLLSVLEPMTKFMISLAKAAPHLAIDSFTAKKVKDGVYEVEAIIGNHGYMSTSLSESAKDLKKDTPVKVELSGGTILSPKTSFDIPELQGYGSSKTFMSFYGNLTTQAAARAKKKVTWIVLAAEGTKLELSVSNAKAGCATASIVL, from the coding sequence ATGAAAACGACATTTACCTATGACAGCTATTGGACTTACGAGACGCTGAAGTCCAATATTTTCAATCTGAAAGAATTATTTGCGAAACTGGTCAGCGTCGAAAGCATCTGCACGACACCGGAAGGAAGAAACATCTTTGCCTTGACCATTACTTCGCCTGACTCGGATCCGCTGAAGAAGCCGGCCTTCTATGTTGACGGCGGTACGCATGCCGGGGAAGTGACCGGTACAATGGCAGCGATGCATACGGCAGATTATCTGCTGACCAATTACGGAAGTGACGATGGTGTCACAAAGCTGATGGATCAGATGACGGTCTACGTTGTTCCCAGAGTTTCCCCCGATGGTGCGGAAACCTATCTGACGACGCCGTATTCGATCCGTTCCGCGGATCGTGTCTATAAGCCGGAAGCCGGCGGCATCTATGAAAAGGATCTCGATGGGGATGATGTGGTCCGGATGATGCGGATCAAGACGCCCTATGGTGCCTGGAAGATCGATCCCCAGGACGGGTCGACAATGACACTGCGAAAGCCGGATGATACGGAAGGAACCTTCTACGATATTTTCACGGAAGGGATGCTTGAGTCGTTTGACGGCGATGAGAATCTGAAGATGAAGAAGAAGGACTGGGCGCTGGACTTCAACCGCAACTATCCGTTCGGCTGGTTCCCGGACGGCCGTCAGCCCGGAGCCGGACCGTATCCTCTCTATAATCCGGAGACGCATGCGATGGTTGATTTCATCCTTTCCCATCCGAATATCTGCTGTGTTTCGACGAATCATACCAGCGGCGGACTCATCCTGTATCCGCCCGGAACCAAGCCTTCTACAAAAGCGCATCCGGAAGACATTGATCTTCTCAAGACACTGGCTGAAATGGGGCAGGAAGCGACGGGCTACGTGCCGCTGAACATCTTTGACAGCTTCATCCATGATCAGGAAAACTACGATTCCGGTGCCTTCGATGACTGGTGCTTCCAGAATGAAGGCATTCCGGCATATACGGTGGAGCTGTGGGATCTGGATTCGAAGGTTGGCGTCCCGAGAAACTGGGGTGGTCAGAAGGAAGACATGAAGACGGTGCTGAAGCGGTTCAATGCCTGCATGAAGTGGGTCAAGGAACATGCGCCGCAGTATTACAAGGACTGGACGCCGGTCGAGCATCCGCAGTTCGGCGAGGTTGAGGTCGGCGGCTTCAACTGGAAGTTTACGATCCAGAATCCGCCCGAAGACATGCTGCTGTCGGTGCTGGAGCCGATGACGAAGTTCATGATCTCCCTTGCAAAGGCGGCGCCTCATCTGGCGATTGATTCCTTTACAGCAAAGAAGGTAAAGGACGGTGTCTATGAAGTGGAAGCGATCATCGGCAACCATGGCTATATGAGCACCAGTCTCTCTGAATCGGCCAAGGATCTGAAGAAGGATACGCCGGTGAAGGTTGAACTGAGCGGCGGAACGATTCTTTCGCCTAAGACAAGCTTCGATATTCCTGAGCTGCAGGGATACGGTAGTTCGAAGACATTCATGAGCTTCTATGGAAACCTGACGACACAGGCCGCCGCCAGAGCGAAAAAGAAGGTGACCTGGATCGTGCTGGCCGCGGAAGGAACAAAGCTTGAGCTGAGTGTTTCAAATGCGAAGGCAGGGTGTGCAACCGCTTCCATTGTGCTGTGA
- a CDS encoding sigma-70 family RNA polymerase sigma factor, with translation MEEQKNSAMDLAEPTDEDILAEEEEEEAEPADDEVEVDEDAENNEDESILEETSVVYAVGSLDDPIKDYMRRIGSYPLLSLEKEREVTKAAKAGDEEARQLLINSNLRLVVSIAKKYANRGMPLLDLIQEGNIGLMRAVDKFEPEKGFKFSTYATWWIRQGITRAIADKGRIIRIPVHMHETAYRVNKAARELNQELGRNPNPEEIAKYLGDLTAEKVREVQSLTQETVSMETPVGEDENAQLEDFLEDEKFETPEHSANRAALSDELQELLSHLSDKEAAVIRMRFGLDGSRPKTLSEVGESFGVTRERVRQIESTALAKLAKPANSKRLAGFLQA, from the coding sequence ATGGAAGAGCAGAAGAACAGCGCAATGGATTTGGCTGAGCCGACAGATGAAGATATTCTGGCGGAAGAAGAGGAAGAAGAAGCAGAACCCGCGGATGATGAAGTAGAAGTTGACGAAGACGCGGAGAATAACGAAGATGAGTCTATCCTGGAAGAGACCAGCGTCGTTTATGCGGTTGGCTCTCTGGATGACCCGATCAAAGATTATATGCGCCGGATCGGCAGCTATCCGCTGCTGAGCCTGGAGAAGGAGCGCGAAGTTACAAAGGCAGCGAAGGCGGGCGATGAAGAGGCGCGACAGCTTCTGATCAATTCGAACCTTCGTCTGGTTGTTTCGATCGCCAAGAAGTACGCCAACCGCGGTATGCCTCTTCTGGATCTGATTCAGGAAGGCAACATCGGTCTGATGCGTGCCGTTGATAAGTTTGAGCCGGAGAAGGGCTTCAAGTTTTCGACCTATGCGACCTGGTGGATTCGTCAGGGCATTACCCGTGCCATTGCGGATAAGGGCAGAATCATTCGTATCCCTGTCCACATGCATGAGACGGCCTATCGTGTCAATAAGGCTGCCCGTGAACTGAATCAGGAGCTTGGCCGCAATCCGAATCCGGAAGAGATCGCAAAGTATCTCGGTGATCTGACGGCGGAGAAGGTGCGTGAGGTACAGAGCCTGACGCAGGAGACAGTTTCGATGGAGACACCGGTCGGCGAGGATGAGAATGCGCAGCTGGAAGACTTCCTGGAAGATGAGAAGTTCGAGACGCCGGAGCACAGTGCAAACCGGGCAGCTCTTTCTGATGAGCTGCAGGAGCTGCTGAGCCATCTGTCGGACAAGGAGGCTGCGGTAATCCGGATGCGGTTCGGTCTTGACGGTTCCCGTCCCAAGACTCTGAGCGAAGTCGGTGAGTCATTCGGCGTTACGCGTGAGCGTGTGCGTCAGATTGAGTCCACCGCTCTTGCCAAGCTGGCAAAGCCGGCAAACTCCAAGCGTCTGGCCGGATTCCTGCAGGCGTAA
- a CDS encoding DNA methylase → MMKQRTYIAIDLKSFYASQECASRHLDPLKTNLVVADASRTEKTICLAVSPSLKAYGIPGRARLFEVQQAVKKINEQRLKALHGKYFTGSSSNADELREHPDYKLDFIIACPRMQEYLLTSQQIYGIYLNYAAAADIHVYSIDEVFIDATSYLSSANMTPYALARKMIFDVLQATGITATAGIGTNLYLAKVAMDIVAKHIPGDAYGVRIASLNESSYRRQLWAHEPITDFWRVGHGIAARLAALNIHTMGDLAAYSLKDEETLYKIFGVNAELLIDHAWGYEPVKIADIKAYHPEVKSLSQGQVLLKPYTHEKGLLIIKEMADLLALDLVKKHLMTREVGLYVGFDRTSSEDDAIEDHPGGMAMDYYGRRIPAGAHAGLRLENWTSSSEELTRAFVKIYEAIADPAMYVRRVYLSAGNVIDEKKAEAYGEVGRFDLFSDADALDQKIQKERSRRQRETKAQKAILEIQQKYGKNSIVKAMDLEEDAMTIKRNRQIGGHHA, encoded by the coding sequence ATGATGAAGCAGCGTACCTACATTGCGATTGATCTGAAATCTTTTTACGCCTCCCAGGAATGCGCAAGCAGGCATCTGGATCCTTTGAAGACGAATCTTGTTGTGGCGGATGCCAGCCGGACCGAGAAGACAATCTGTCTTGCCGTTTCACCTTCGCTCAAGGCGTACGGGATTCCGGGACGGGCGCGGCTGTTTGAAGTGCAGCAGGCCGTGAAGAAGATCAATGAGCAGCGTCTCAAGGCTTTGCACGGGAAGTACTTTACGGGGTCTTCGAGCAATGCCGATGAACTGAGGGAACATCCGGACTATAAGCTGGACTTCATCATTGCCTGTCCGCGGATGCAGGAGTATCTTCTTACCAGCCAGCAGATTTACGGGATCTATCTCAACTATGCGGCGGCTGCGGATATTCATGTCTATTCGATTGATGAGGTGTTCATTGATGCGACTTCGTATCTTTCGTCGGCAAATATGACGCCGTATGCCCTGGCGCGGAAGATGATTTTCGATGTGCTTCAGGCGACCGGCATCACTGCTACGGCAGGCATCGGTACCAATCTCTATCTTGCCAAGGTGGCGATGGATATTGTGGCCAAGCATATCCCGGGCGATGCGTACGGGGTTCGGATTGCGTCCTTAAACGAGTCAAGCTACCGGCGGCAGCTGTGGGCACATGAGCCGATTACGGATTTCTGGCGGGTCGGCCATGGCATTGCGGCAAGGCTGGCGGCATTGAACATTCATACGATGGGGGACCTTGCGGCATACTCTCTGAAGGATGAAGAGACTCTGTATAAAATTTTCGGCGTGAATGCGGAGCTGCTGATTGATCATGCGTGGGGTTATGAGCCGGTAAAGATTGCGGATATCAAGGCCTATCATCCGGAAGTCAAAAGTCTGTCGCAGGGACAGGTGCTTCTGAAGCCCTATACGCATGAAAAGGGGCTGCTCATCATCAAGGAGATGGCAGACCTTCTGGCGCTGGATCTTGTGAAGAAACACCTGATGACGCGGGAAGTGGGGCTGTATGTCGGCTTTGACCGTACAAGCAGCGAGGATGATGCGATCGAAGATCATCCCGGCGGCATGGCCATGGACTATTACGGCCGCAGAATTCCAGCCGGTGCGCATGCGGGGCTGCGGCTGGAGAACTGGACATCTTCCTCCGAAGAACTGACCAGAGCCTTTGTGAAGATCTATGAGGCGATTGCGGACCCGGCGATGTATGTGCGGCGGGTCTATCTTTCGGCCGGCAATGTTATCGATGAGAAGAAGGCGGAAGCCTATGGAGAAGTTGGCCGGTTTGATCTTTTTTCGGATGCGGATGCCCTGGATCAAAAGATACAGAAGGAGCGCAGCCGCCGCCAGCGGGAGACAAAGGCACAGAAGGCGATCCTCGAGATACAGCAGAAGTACGGAAAGAACTCCATTGTCAAGGCAATGGATCTTGAAGAGGATGCGATGACCATCAAGCGCAACCGGCAGATCGGGGGACATCACGCATGA
- a CDS encoding helix-turn-helix domain-containing protein has translation MEFSQQIREIRNKNRLTQEEMAQKLHVTRQAVSNWENGKNLPDLGMLVEIARTFHVSLDWLILGGDDNMNDMTEKLIEDGSEGRRAKRMMVAAWAGAILVLCGVALFLIKGATVEYVDAQGILHEDFWMIGVGWILILLGVLVTVVNLAVNLLHKKTASR, from the coding sequence ATGGAATTTTCACAGCAGATCAGAGAAATCCGGAATAAGAACAGGCTGACCCAGGAAGAGATGGCACAGAAACTTCATGTGACGCGTCAGGCTGTTTCAAACTGGGAGAATGGAAAGAATCTTCCGGATCTCGGGATGCTGGTGGAGATTGCCAGAACCTTCCACGTGTCCCTGGACTGGCTGATCTTAGGAGGAGATGACAATATGAATGATATGACGGAAAAACTGATTGAAGATGGAAGTGAAGGAAGAAGAGCGAAGCGCATGATGGTCGCTGCCTGGGCGGGTGCGATTCTGGTGCTTTGCGGGGTTGCGCTGTTTCTGATCAAAGGTGCGACGGTTGAATACGTGGATGCCCAGGGCATTCTGCATGAGGATTTCTGGATGATCGGTGTGGGATGGATTCTGATCCTGCTGGGCGTGCTGGTGACGGTGGTCAACCTGGCAGTGAATCTTCTGCATAAGAAGACTGCAAGCAGGTGA
- a CDS encoding FMN-binding protein, producing the protein MRKLAAVGISALLALSLAGCAGSSNAANDSGLNDGTYTSQQQGFGGPVTVTLTIADGKISDVELVGDSETPSVGGAALDTLKENILSSNSADFDLVSGATYTSTAVQKGVADDLAQAAGTASSSAADAVVADGTYNGKAPSFGIMKEMELAVTFKDNKITDIETVCAGSATQADEDEYSAQYKTVEDNLYPRIIASQSLAVDSISGATVSSNAAKSIIANIIDENGGDSSQWYTPVEKSTKTVTLDGYDAIIVGLGSSGVATYLSAALNGATVFGMETAAKIGGNGTNTAGPLGVNPKAQVEANGGEKFVDEDELFNAWMEYTDNDAKPDIVKMFINESGKTFGWLEDNYDFSFLPQMFAFYDAHGWKLWTMYSGKDGGTKDDAYVNSMEKAKAMNDKNDYMTELTAKKLLVEDGKVVGVEGEYYDGTIYDVYGDSVVLADGGFIGNAEMTQKYTGAVWHTKGMTQCNGFGINAALDLGAALYNPDVAVEDHIAALDTIIRSDDYSDTDKSILSSLVNDMNYTMIDSKGNEFDPNYNGLGISFNAWEAGANYYVLLNEDEYNAIKNDGYSTYTIPMFFSQVTEDTTEFTNGDPVANLDDIMAMGEKFNDVYEADSIADLGKQLGITINLDSIHGRSDGKFYAIKGAAYVYSTCGGLDIDTNMNVLKEDGTPIDNLYAVGNNSLGTLNESNKAYVTYGGCAQGWALTSGHLVGETIANTYAD; encoded by the coding sequence ATGAGAAAGTTAGCAGCAGTCGGTATCAGTGCTCTGCTTGCATTATCCCTGGCAGGATGTGCAGGAAGCAGCAATGCAGCGAACGATTCGGGCCTGAACGATGGCACTTACACAAGTCAGCAGCAGGGCTTTGGCGGCCCGGTTACGGTGACGCTTACCATCGCGGATGGAAAGATTTCGGATGTGGAACTGGTCGGTGACAGTGAGACACCAAGTGTCGGAGGTGCGGCGCTCGATACGCTGAAGGAAAACATTCTTTCGAGCAACAGCGCGGATTTCGACCTGGTATCCGGAGCAACCTACACGAGTACAGCGGTTCAGAAGGGTGTTGCGGATGACCTTGCCCAGGCGGCAGGAACAGCATCTTCTTCGGCAGCGGACGCGGTTGTGGCAGATGGGACCTACAATGGCAAGGCACCGTCCTTCGGCATCATGAAGGAAATGGAACTTGCCGTCACCTTCAAGGACAATAAGATTACAGACATTGAAACTGTGTGTGCAGGTTCGGCGACACAGGCAGACGAAGATGAATACAGTGCACAGTACAAGACAGTAGAAGACAATCTGTATCCGCGGATCATTGCTTCGCAGAGCCTGGCCGTGGATTCGATCAGCGGTGCTACCGTTTCCAGCAATGCGGCCAAGTCGATCATTGCCAATATCATCGATGAGAATGGCGGTGATTCGAGTCAGTGGTATACGCCGGTTGAAAAGAGCACGAAGACAGTGACGCTGGATGGCTATGATGCCATCATCGTTGGTCTTGGCTCGTCCGGTGTTGCGACCTATCTGAGTGCGGCGCTGAACGGTGCCACGGTCTTCGGCATGGAAACGGCAGCCAAGATCGGCGGCAACGGTACGAATACGGCCGGTCCTTTGGGCGTAAATCCCAAGGCACAGGTAGAAGCCAATGGCGGTGAGAAGTTTGTCGATGAGGACGAGCTGTTCAATGCCTGGATGGAATATACCGATAACGATGCGAAACCGGATATCGTAAAGATGTTCATCAATGAGTCGGGCAAGACCTTCGGGTGGCTGGAGGACAACTATGACTTCAGCTTCCTTCCGCAGATGTTTGCCTTCTATGATGCACACGGCTGGAAGCTGTGGACGATGTATTCCGGCAAGGACGGCGGTACAAAGGATGATGCCTACGTCAACAGTATGGAGAAAGCCAAGGCCATGAATGACAAGAACGACTATATGACCGAGCTGACCGCAAAGAAGCTGCTGGTCGAAGATGGCAAGGTCGTCGGCGTCGAGGGTGAGTACTACGACGGCACAATCTATGATGTGTATGGTGATTCCGTTGTTCTGGCGGATGGCGGCTTCATCGGAAACGCAGAGATGACGCAGAAGTATACGGGTGCGGTATGGCATACCAAGGGAATGACGCAGTGCAACGGCTTCGGCATCAATGCGGCGCTGGATCTCGGAGCTGCTCTCTACAATCCGGATGTTGCGGTAGAGGACCATATTGCGGCACTGGATACAATCATCCGCTCGGATGATTACAGTGATACGGACAAGAGTATTCTGTCTTCTCTGGTCAATGATATGAACTATACGATGATTGATTCGAAGGGCAATGAGTTCGATCCGAACTACAACGGTCTTGGCATTTCATTCAATGCGTGGGAAGCCGGTGCCAACTACTATGTGCTTCTCAACGAGGATGAGTACAACGCCATTAAGAACGACGGTTACAGCACCTATACGATTCCGATGTTCTTCTCACAGGTTACGGAGGATACGACGGAATTCACCAATGGTGACCCGGTCGCGAATCTTGATGACATCATGGCGATGGGTGAGAAGTTCAATGATGTATATGAAGCTGATTCCATCGCTGATCTTGGCAAGCAGCTTGGTATTACGATCAACCTGGATTCAATCCATGGCCGCTCCGATGGAAAGTTCTATGCCATCAAGGGTGCAGCTTATGTCTACTCGACATGCGGAGGTCTTGATATCGATACGAATATGAATGTACTAAAAGAAGATGGTACCCCGATTGATAATCTGTATGCGGTCGGAAATAACTCGCTTGGTACACTCAATGAGTCAAACAAGGCTTATGTCACATACGGCGGCTGTGCACAGGGCTGGGCACTGACATCGGGCCATCTCGTTGGTGAGACAATTGCCAACACATACGCTGACTGA
- a CDS encoding relaxase/mobilization nuclease domain-containing protein, which produces MKQPCDSTKGKHAFTVSTHTDRAHIHYHIIFNSTTRDCTRKFKNFFYSGLALQHLSDIICLEHGYSIIEKKPYADRSKRTVYPKRHTMRNELGSVIDSCLKQNPENLNAFYQLLPEHGYELKCGKHPAVKGRRQKKFIRLDSLGEDYTQDAISERIAGANVRELHHDGQSLIPDLLIVIENRILDKGRGYERWAKKKNLGMTVDTLRFFQKENIHSMTQLWESAESAVQRCEQLKADIRSRET; this is translated from the coding sequence ATGAAACAGCCATGCGATTCAACCAAGGGAAAACACGCTTTTACAGTTTCCACTCATACGGACCGTGCTCATATCCATTATCACATCATCTTCAATTCCACTACACGCGACTGTACCAGAAAATTCAAGAACTTCTTCTATTCAGGACTTGCGCTGCAGCATCTCAGCGACATCATTTGTCTGGAACATGGATATTCCATTATTGAAAAGAAACCATATGCTGATCGCAGTAAGCGTACGGTGTATCCGAAGCGGCATACGATGCGCAATGAACTGGGTTCTGTTATTGATTCCTGTCTGAAGCAGAATCCGGAAAATCTGAATGCTTTCTACCAGCTTCTGCCGGAACATGGATATGAGTTGAAATGTGGAAAGCATCCGGCTGTCAAAGGACGACGGCAGAAAAAATTCATCCGCTTGGATTCTCTTGGTGAAGACTATACGCAGGATGCTATTTCTGAGAGAATCGCCGGCGCAAACGTGCGGGAGCTACACCATGATGGACAAAGTTTGATACCTGATCTTCTGATAGTTATTGAGAATAGAATCCTCGACAAAGGTCGTGGTTACGAGCGCTGGGCAAAGAAAAAGAATCTCGGCATGACAGTCGATACGCTCCGTTTCTTTCAGAAAGAGAATATTCACAGCATGACACAGCTGTGGGAATCTGCGGAATCAGCGGTGCAGCGCTGCGAACAGCTGAAAGCAGATATCCGATCCAGGGAAACATGA
- a CDS encoding sugar transferase, translating into MEKINADCASAHLQVYLSFKRGLNIILSAIAFAILLIPMIVIGILIKIDSPGPVLFKQERLGKDGKTFMIYKFRPMVEDAEKDGPKWADKDDGRCTRVGMFLRKSRLDELSQLLNILKGDMSLVGPRPEREYFYKKFSEYIPDFPKRLEV; encoded by the coding sequence ATGGAGAAGATTAATGCGGATTGTGCGTCAGCACATTTGCAGGTGTATCTCTCATTTAAAAGGGGATTGAACATTATCCTGTCAGCTATCGCGTTTGCGATATTGCTGATCCCGATGATTGTGATCGGAATTCTGATCAAAATAGATTCTCCAGGACCAGTTCTTTTCAAGCAGGAGCGCCTGGGAAAGGATGGGAAGACGTTCATGATATATAAATTCCGACCCATGGTCGAAGATGCAGAAAAAGATGGCCCTAAATGGGCAGATAAAGATGATGGACGTTGCACAAGAGTGGGAATGTTTTTGCGAAAATCCCGGCTGGATGAACTTTCACAGCTGCTGAATATTTTAAAGGGAGATATGAGTCTAGTTGGACCGAGACCGGAGCGAGAATACTTTTATAAGAAGTTTTCAGAATATATACCGGATTTTCCAAAGCGACTTGAAGTGTAG
- a CDS encoding YveK family protein, with product MNNENTNQTTQDTFDLLDLLRQIKKYFWLLLLFVICMGAAGYFYSTYFIVPQYESSIMMIVNTRENNNSNVTNDNIISAQNLVSTYAVIIKSNTVLDRVIDDLNLNIEYDDLNENVYVDAVDDTQVMRVAVRNENKDLSAEIVDDIAEVAPNIIVDAVEAGSCKVISHVKTSDDPVTPNVEKNTLLMGALGLLIAIIAIVIRSLFTVRKIVDDNDAQKYIGLPVLGVIPELGGGNK from the coding sequence ATGAACAATGAAAATACGAATCAAACTACGCAAGACACCTTTGATTTGCTGGATCTTCTAAGACAGATAAAAAAGTATTTCTGGCTTTTGCTACTCTTTGTAATTTGCATGGGAGCTGCCGGATACTTTTATTCCACATACTTTATTGTACCGCAGTACGAATCGTCGATCATGATGATAGTGAATACAAGAGAAAACAATAACAGCAATGTGACGAACGACAATATCATATCTGCTCAAAATCTTGTTTCTACCTATGCGGTCATTATTAAAAGCAATACTGTTTTAGACAGAGTGATTGATGATCTGAATTTGAATATAGAATATGACGACCTGAATGAAAATGTTTATGTAGATGCGGTGGATGACACTCAGGTTATGAGAGTGGCAGTTAGAAATGAGAATAAGGACCTATCTGCAGAAATTGTAGATGATATTGCAGAAGTTGCGCCGAATATTATTGTAGATGCGGTTGAAGCGGGCTCGTGCAAAGTAATTAGTCATGTGAAAACAAGTGATGATCCTGTAACACCTAATGTTGAAAAAAACACTTTGCTAATGGGGGCTTTAGGGCTACTTATTGCAATCATTGCTATAGTAATACGCTCATTGTTTACAGTAAGAAAAATCGTCGATGATAATGACGCGCAGAAATACATTGGTTTGCCAGTTCTTGGTGTTATTCCGGAACTTGGCGGAGGAAACAAGTAA
- a CDS encoding CpsD/CapB family tyrosine-protein kinase, with product MNKKKKRTPRKLMLVTNEKAPFNYREAYKSLRTNLKFIAATENAKSFVITSALQTESKSNVSTNLAITLAEEGKSVVLVDCDFRKPTIHRFLHMHSEGFGITDVLMDTCPIEKAIYHQEDWGIYVLPVGTVPPNPAELISTPKMKSVLDSLKKAFDYVIIDTPPVSVVTDATIVGGIADGVLLVVRSDFAPVEMVQLAKKKLEDVNVKIFGIILTRFDAKRTGHQSGYYYSYNDYYYSYDKDKKE from the coding sequence ATGAATAAAAAGAAGAAACGTACTCCTCGAAAGCTAATGTTAGTGACAAATGAGAAAGCCCCTTTTAATTACAGAGAGGCTTATAAATCATTACGTACAAATTTGAAGTTTATTGCAGCAACGGAGAATGCTAAAAGTTTTGTAATAACCAGTGCATTGCAAACGGAAAGTAAAAGCAACGTATCAACAAATCTGGCAATCACTCTTGCCGAAGAAGGGAAAAGCGTTGTCCTTGTAGACTGTGATTTCCGAAAGCCTACCATTCATAGATTTTTACATATGCATAGCGAAGGATTTGGTATTACCGATGTTTTGATGGATACCTGTCCGATTGAAAAGGCAATATACCATCAAGAAGATTGGGGAATTTATGTATTACCTGTAGGGACTGTACCACCCAATCCAGCTGAGCTTATTTCTACTCCGAAAATGAAGTCGGTCTTGGATTCATTAAAAAAGGCATTTGATTATGTGATCATTGACACCCCGCCTGTCTCAGTCGTAACGGACGCAACAATAGTAGGCGGAATAGCAGATGGAGTACTTCTAGTAGTGCGCTCGGACTTCGCACCAGTTGAAATGGTTCAGCTTGCGAAGAAGAAGCTAGAAGATGTCAATGTAAAAATATTTGGAATAATACTCACAAGATTTGATGCGAAGAGAACTGGGCATCAGTCTGGCTATTACTATTCATACAACGATTACTACTATAGCTATGACAAAGATAAAAAGGAATGA
- a CDS encoding tyrosine-protein phosphatase: protein MKDENIKSPLADLHCHILPQIDDGAKDESISIKMLQMEYQSGVTEIAMTSHFDCEKIKLDDFLKKRLVAKKKLMSKAILNFKAAANINIKLGAEVYYSPNLSRIDAGKLCIEGTNFMLMELPTDRKPPYLDETIYSLQSMGITLLIAHIERYPYVMDNLPILCDWIDKGIFTQINAGTILRKGSQAKICHKLIKWNLVHVMASDAHSIDKRPPNLAEGLDLLTKDEKKRLIQNAHNIFGGVTPEITEIYCPKKFLGRWY, encoded by the coding sequence ATGAAAGACGAGAATATAAAATCTCCATTGGCGGATTTGCATTGTCATATTCTTCCGCAAATTGATGATGGGGCAAAAGATGAATCTATTTCCATAAAAATGCTACAGATGGAATATCAGAGTGGCGTTACCGAAATTGCTATGACAAGCCATTTTGATTGCGAAAAAATAAAGTTAGATGACTTTTTAAAAAAAAGACTTGTTGCAAAAAAGAAATTAATGTCGAAAGCTATCTTAAATTTTAAAGCAGCGGCCAATATAAATATTAAGTTAGGAGCAGAGGTATATTATTCCCCAAATCTTTCTAGGATTGATGCAGGAAAATTATGTATTGAAGGAACAAACTTTATGCTTATGGAGCTTCCGACGGACAGAAAGCCTCCATACCTTGATGAGACAATTTATAGCCTTCAGTCAATGGGAATTACTTTGTTAATTGCTCATATCGAGCGATACCCATACGTAATGGACAATCTTCCGATCCTTTGTGACTGGATTGATAAAGGAATATTTACACAAATAAATGCTGGAACAATTTTACGGAAAGGAAGCCAAGCAAAAATATGCCATAAGCTAATTAAATGGAATCTTGTTCACGTTATGGCAAGTGATGCGCACTCTATTGATAAGAGGCCTCCCAATCTTGCAGAAGGATTAGATTTGTTAACCAAGGATGAGAAAAAAAGACTGATTCAAAATGCGCATAATATTTTTGGGGGAGTGACACCGGAGATAACTGAAATTTATTGCCCCAAGAAGTTTCTGGGGAGGTGGTATTGA